In Sebastes fasciatus isolate fSebFas1 chromosome 15, fSebFas1.pri, whole genome shotgun sequence, a genomic segment contains:
- the ivd gene encoding isovaleryl-CoA dehydrogenase, mitochondrial, whose amino-acid sequence MFAVRNALRLGSRLSVPAVARRGCAGAAAIPVDDVVNGLTDDQIQLRQTVRKFCAEKIGPQANEIDKTNEFPGMREFWKDMGEMGLLGITAPEEYGGTGLGYLEHVIVMEEMSRVSAAIALSYGAHSNLCVNQMVRHGNVKQKEKYMPKLMTGEHVGALAMSEPNSGSDVVSMKLSAKKQGDYYVLNGNKFWITNGPDADVIIVYAKTDPEAYQKGITAFIVEKGTPGFSTAQKLDKLGMRGSNTCELLFEDCKIPEENILGPLNKGVYVMMSGLDLERLVLASGPVGIMQAVLDNAIPYLHIREAFGQKIGHFQLMQSKMADMYTRLSSCRQYLYNVARACDKGHFSSMDCAGVILYCAENATQVALDGIQCLGGNGYINDYPMGRFLRDAKLYEIGAGTSEVRRLIIGRAFNSMYK is encoded by the exons ATGTTTGCCGTCCGAAACGCTCTCCGCCTCGGCTCCAGGCTGTCCGTCCCCGCGGTGGCGAGGAGAGGCTGCGCCGGTGCTGCTGCCATCCCGGTGGATGACGTGGTGAACGGACTCACCGATGACCAGATACAG CTCAGGCAGACGGTTCGTAAATTCTGTGCAGAAAAGATTGGGCCTCAAGCGAACGAGATCGACAAGACGAATGAGTTTCCAGGAATGCGG GAGTTTTGGAAAGACATGGGGGAGATGGGACTCCTTGGGATCACTGCTCCAG AGGAGTATGGCGGCACAGGTTTGGGCTACCTTGAGCATGTCATTGTGATGGAGGAAATGTCACGCGTGTCAGCAGCCATTGCTCTAAGTTACGGCGCCCACTCTAACCTCTGTGTCAACCAGATGGTACGCCACGGCAACGTGAAACAGAAGGAGAAATACATGCCAAAG TTAATGACAGGAGAGCACGTAGGAGCCCTGGCCATGAGTGAGCCCAATTCCGGCTCTGATGTCGTATCCATGAAACTCTCGGCCAAGAAGCAAG GCGACTACTATGTTCTGAACGGCAACAAGTTCTGGATCACAAACGGGCCAGATGCCGACGTCATTATTGTTTATGCAAAGACAGATCCCGAGGCCTATCAAAAAGGCATCACAGCTTTCATTGTTGAAAAG GGAACGCCTGGATTCTCTACGGCACAGAAGCTCGACAAACTGGGCATGAGGGGCTCCAACACCTGCGAGCTGCTCTTTGAAGACTGCAAAATCCCAG aGGAGAACATCCTTGGTCCGTTGAACAAAGGTGTTTATGTGATGATGAGCGGCTTAGATCTGGAGAGGCTGGTGCTTGCGTCAGGACCTGTAGG CATCATGCAGGCAGTGTTGGACAATGCTATTCCCTACCTGCACATCAGAGAAGCTTTCGGACAGAAGATCGGACACTTTCAG CTAATGCAAAGCAAGATGGCTGACATGTACACCAGGCTGAGCTCCTGTCGGCAGTATTTGTACAATGTCGCCCGCGCTTGTGACAAAGGACATTTTAGTTCAATG GACTGTGCCGGAGTGATCCTGTACTGTGCGGAGAACGCCACCCAGGTTGCTTTGGATGGCATTCAGTGTTTGG GTGGGAACGGCTACATCAACGACTACCCCATGGGGCGTTTCTTGCGCGATGCAAAGCTGTATGAAATCGGCGCCGGCACAAGTGAAGTCCGCCGGCTCATTATCGGACGAGCCTTCAACTCCATGTACAAATAA